The following are encoded together in the Astyanax mexicanus isolate ESR-SI-001 chromosome 8, AstMex3_surface, whole genome shotgun sequence genome:
- the LOC125803841 gene encoding uncharacterized protein LOC125803841 isoform X1, whose protein sequence is MMITVFISFYLFVIVKTSYDDLQVQTEKIGENVVIKCEETFIKDINQYSFAWFKQSYGKLPQLVVRFYDNNSKVRQPRQFIQRFNATLKGDQFFLNIQETVEEDSGTYFCARMSRDVTEFGSGTLLIFNEEKSQKGNLTELKVKSGKSAGSLQCSVLMATLSCSGDHSVYWFRPDSGEPRPGIIFTHGDSSSQCTACGVTKLHEEVKTSNDDLQVQTEKIGENVSIKCEQSFIRDHQYSFAWYKQSYGKLPQFVVRLVINNLNVRYNQQFQQRFNTTLKGDQFVLNIQETVEEDSGTYFCVRVKTDVTEFGSGTLLIFNEEKSQKGNLTELKVKSGKSAGSLQCSVLMATLSCSGDHSVYWFRPDSGEPRPGINFTHETELHEEGDCTGQMFILIWLSNVRTAVVAVMLFIIAVIYSVKKIKK, encoded by the exons ATGATGATCACTGTCTTTATCTCCTTTTATCTGTTTGTAATCG TGAAAACGTCTTATGATGATCTTCAAGTGCAAACAGAGAAGATTGGAGAAAATGTAGTGATAAAATGTGAGGAGACCTTTATTAAAGACATCAATCAGTATAGTTTTGCTTGGTTTAAGCAGAGTTATGGAAAGCTGCCTCAGCTTGTTGTGAGATTTTATGATAATAATTCAAAAGTCAGACAGCCTCGACAATTTATACAGCGCTTTAATGCGACTCTGAAAGGAGATCAGTTTTTTCTCAACATTCAGGAAACTGTAGAAGAAGATTCTGGAACATATTTCTGTGCGAGAATGAGCAGAGATGTTACAGAGTTTGGATCTGGAACGCTTCTGATCTTTAACG AAGAAAAGTCTCAGAAGGGAAATCTGACTGAACTAAAGGTGAAAAGTGGAAAATCTGCAGGTTCACTCCAGTGTTCAGTACTAATGGCTACTTTAAGCTGTTCAGGAGATCACAGTGTGTACTGGTTCAGACCCGACTCAGGAGAACCTCGTCcaggaatcatcttcactcatggaGACTCCAGCAGTCAGTGTACTGCATGTGGAGTGACTAAACTCCATGAGGAAG TGAAAACGTCTAACGATGATCTTCAAGTGCAAACAGAGAAGATTGGAGAAAATGTATCAATAAAATGTGAGCAGAGCTTCATCAGAGACCATCAGTATAGTTTTGCTTGGTATAAGCAGAGTTATGGAAAGCTGCCTCAGTTTGTTGTGAGATTAGTTATCAATAATTTAAACGTCAGATACAATCAACAATTTCAACAGCGCTTTAATACGACTCTGAAAGGAGATCAGTTTGTTCTCAACATTCAGGAAACTGTAGAAGAAGATTCTGGAACATATTTCTGTGTGAGAGTGAAGACTGATGTTACAGAGTTTGGATCTGGAACGCTTCTGATCTTTAACG AAGAAAAGTCTCAGAAGGGAAATCTGACTGAACTAAAGGTGAAAAGTGGAAAATCTGCAGGTTCACTCCAGTGTTCAGTACTAATGGCTACTTTAAGCTGTTCAGGAGATCACAGTGTGTACTGGTTCAGACCCGACTCAGGAGAACCTCGTCCAGGAATCAACTTCACTCATGAGACTGAACTTCATGAGGAAG GTGACTGTACTGGACAGATGTTCATTTTGATCTGGCTCTCCAATGTAAGAACAGCAGTTGTTGCAGTAATGCTGTTTATCATTGCAGTGATCTACAGTGTTAAGAAGattaagaaataa
- the LOC125803841 gene encoding uncharacterized protein LOC125803841 isoform X2: MMITVFISFYLFVIVKTSYDDLQVQTEKIGENVVIKCEETFIKDINQYSFAWFKQSYGKLPQLVVRFYDNNSKVRQPRQFIQRFNATLKGDQFFLNIQETVEEDSGTYFCARMSRDVTEFGSGTLLIFNEEKSQKGNLTELKVKSGKSAGSLQCSVLMATLSCSGDHSVYWFRPDSGEPRPGIIFTHGDSSSQCTACGVTKLHEEVKTSNDDLQVQTEKIGENVSIKCEQSFIRDHQYSFAWYKQSYGKLPQFVVRLVINNLNVRYNQQFQQRFNTTLKGDQFVLNIQETVEEDSGTYFCVRVKTDVTEFGSGTLLIFNEKSQKGNLTELKVKSGKSAGSLQCSVLMATLSCSGDHSVYWFRPDSGEPRPGINFTHETELHEEGDCTGQMFILIWLSNVRTAVVAVMLFIIAVIYSVKKIKK; encoded by the exons ATGATGATCACTGTCTTTATCTCCTTTTATCTGTTTGTAATCG TGAAAACGTCTTATGATGATCTTCAAGTGCAAACAGAGAAGATTGGAGAAAATGTAGTGATAAAATGTGAGGAGACCTTTATTAAAGACATCAATCAGTATAGTTTTGCTTGGTTTAAGCAGAGTTATGGAAAGCTGCCTCAGCTTGTTGTGAGATTTTATGATAATAATTCAAAAGTCAGACAGCCTCGACAATTTATACAGCGCTTTAATGCGACTCTGAAAGGAGATCAGTTTTTTCTCAACATTCAGGAAACTGTAGAAGAAGATTCTGGAACATATTTCTGTGCGAGAATGAGCAGAGATGTTACAGAGTTTGGATCTGGAACGCTTCTGATCTTTAACG AAGAAAAGTCTCAGAAGGGAAATCTGACTGAACTAAAGGTGAAAAGTGGAAAATCTGCAGGTTCACTCCAGTGTTCAGTACTAATGGCTACTTTAAGCTGTTCAGGAGATCACAGTGTGTACTGGTTCAGACCCGACTCAGGAGAACCTCGTCcaggaatcatcttcactcatggaGACTCCAGCAGTCAGTGTACTGCATGTGGAGTGACTAAACTCCATGAGGAAG TGAAAACGTCTAACGATGATCTTCAAGTGCAAACAGAGAAGATTGGAGAAAATGTATCAATAAAATGTGAGCAGAGCTTCATCAGAGACCATCAGTATAGTTTTGCTTGGTATAAGCAGAGTTATGGAAAGCTGCCTCAGTTTGTTGTGAGATTAGTTATCAATAATTTAAACGTCAGATACAATCAACAATTTCAACAGCGCTTTAATACGACTCTGAAAGGAGATCAGTTTGTTCTCAACATTCAGGAAACTGTAGAAGAAGATTCTGGAACATATTTCTGTGTGAGAGTGAAGACTGATGTTACAGAGTTTGGATCTGGAACGCTTCTGATCTTTAACG AAAAGTCTCAGAAGGGAAATCTGACTGAACTAAAGGTGAAAAGTGGAAAATCTGCAGGTTCACTCCAGTGTTCAGTACTAATGGCTACTTTAAGCTGTTCAGGAGATCACAGTGTGTACTGGTTCAGACCCGACTCAGGAGAACCTCGTCCAGGAATCAACTTCACTCATGAGACTGAACTTCATGAGGAAG GTGACTGTACTGGACAGATGTTCATTTTGATCTGGCTCTCCAATGTAAGAACAGCAGTTGTTGCAGTAATGCTGTTTATCATTGCAGTGATCTACAGTGTTAAGAAGattaagaaataa